In Mytilus trossulus isolate FHL-02 chromosome 14, PNRI_Mtr1.1.1.hap1, whole genome shotgun sequence, a genomic segment contains:
- the LOC134697431 gene encoding putative nucleotidyltransferase MAB21L1, with translation MNGSHPDMLLEGGSPDMLAAQSKILFQLNKYYNERVQSRQGGTMKTIREVCKVVQEVLKEVEVQEPRFISSLNEVNGRFEGLEVVSPTEFEVVLYLNQMGVFNFVDDGTIPGCSVLKLSDGRKRSMSLWVEFITASGYLSARKIRSRFQTLVAQAVDKCSYRDIVKMVADTTEVKLRIKERYVVQITPAFRCAGIWCRSAAHWPVPHIAWPNPNLVAEVKTEGFDLLSRESIYMKDKQSAAEGDAWVLSFKYAEDRLLYGGCRRRLLSTLKTLRDRHLDIPGQPITTYHLKTLVLYECEKHPREMEWDDTCLGDRINGILLQLISCLQNRRCPHYFLPNVDLFRGKSTSAMDNAAKQVWRILRELLTNPKSLEKL, from the coding sequence ATGAACGGATCACACCCGGATATGCTTCTGGAAGGTGGCTCACCAGACATGCTTGCAGCTCAGTCTAAAATCCTGTTCCAGTTGAATAAGTACTACAACGAACGGGTACAGTCACGACAGGGTGGCACGATGAAGACCATAAGAGAGGTCTGTAAAGTTGTGCAAGAGGTCTTGAAAGAGGTTGAAGTCCAGGAACCTAGATTTATAAGTTCTTTGAATGAAGTGAACGGAAGATTTGAAGGACTAGAAGTTGTGTCCCCTACAGAATTCGAAGTTGTTCTTTACCTTAATCAAATGGGAGTATTCAACTTTGTAGACGACGGAACTATACCAGGATGTTCTGTTCTGAAACTGAGTGACGGTAGGAAAAGATCTATGTCATTATGGGTAGAATTTATAACAGCATCCGGTTACCTTTCTGCACGTAAAATAAGGTCACGATTTCAGACACTTGTAGCACAAGCAGTTGACAAATGTAGTTATAGAGACATTGTGAAAATGGTCGCAGACACAACGGAAGTGAAACTTCGAATTAAAGAAAGATATGTCGTGCAGATAACACCAGCATTCCGCTGTGCAGGGATTTGGTGCCGCAGTGCTGCACACTGGCCAGTACCTCATATAGCATGGCCAAATCCAAATCTCGTGGCCGAAGTGAAAACAGAAGGATTTGATTTGTTGTCAAGAGAGAGTATTTACATGAAAGATAAACAAAGCGCCGCAGAGGGGGATGCTTGGGTTTTGTCCTTCAAATATGCAGAGGACCGACTGCTATATGGTGGATGTCGACGAAGATTATTAAGTACCCTAAAAACTCTCCGAGACAGACACTTAGATATACCGGGTCAGCCAATAACAacatatcatttaaaaacattagTGCTGTACGAATGTGAGAAACATCCCCGTGAAATGGAATGGGATGACACATGTCTAGGGGACAGGATAAATGGAATTCTACTCCAACTTATATCGTGTTTACAGAATCGTCGCTGTCCGCATTATTTCTTACCAAATGTAGACTTGTTCCGTGGAAAATCAACATCCGCAATGGACAATGCAGCCAAACAAGTATGGCGAATATTGCGAGAACTTCTAACAAATCCAAAAAGTTTGGAAAAATTGTGA